AACTTGTTTCGGAAAAGTTCAACTGTCTCTTCCAATGTTTTAATTCGCTCCGATTGAGAATCCAAATAGTTGGTCAGTAGTTTCTGCTTTTGGTCATATAAACTATTTAGCTGTTCTGTATAGTTCTTAATCGCAAATTGAAGAGCTTTTTTCCCAGCTTCCCGATCAGTTGCTCTGATATTTAATTGAACATGTTTAAACTTAGGGACAGTCGCTTGGAACCCACTTTGTAACTCTACAGGTAACTTGTTTTTTAAGTTTCTCGTTACCACTTCAGGATCATCTACAGAGTCACCTAATTTTTCCCCCACATAAAAATTAGCTTTTCCCTCATAGCTGGTTGGCTGAAACAGACTAACAACTAAACTTCCCGCTATAAAAATCACGGGTATTGCAAATAAGATACTTTTTTTGCGCCAAAAAAATAATAAATAGTCGTAAAAAGCATAAAAAGGCTTTTTGGAAACCTCCACTCTCATTCTCCTTTCTTCTCTAAAATCTCTTGGTAGATGCGTTTCATCCGCTTTCCAGACTCAGACCAGCTATACTGCTCCCGTACAAATTCGGCTGCTGCTTTTCCCATCTCGTATCGCTTCGTTTGATGATCAGCGAACCATTGTAAGGTTTCGGTAATATGTCTTGGTGAATTACCATCCATAATGAGACCTGTCGTTTGATCTAAAACTACTTCAGGTAGACCACCTACCCGATGAACAGCAACGGGAACCCCAGCAGCTTGAGCTTCCAAAGCAGCTACTCCAAAACTATCCTGATGAGATGGCAAAATAAAAACATCTAACTCTTGTAGTTTGTTTGCTACTTCTCGGTTGCTAACATGCCCTAAGAAATGCACTTCTTTCGAAATGTTGAGTTGAGCGACCATTTCTTCATATTTATCTCGCTCTTCTCCATCCCCCATGATATAAAGCTCCGCTTTCCTTCCTGCTCTTACAAAGTCAGCAAAACCTTGCAAAAGCTCGGGATACCCATATAAATCCTTCAGCCCTTTGGCAATCCCTATACGCAAGTACACAGAGTCCTCTTTCTCTACTGGTTGGAACAGTTCTGTATCAACACCAAAAGGGGTCACTTCTATTTTTTTTGCAGTATACTTTCTCGTTTCCTCTGCCATTGCCTGACTAGTAGAACAGACCAGATCTGCTTTTTGAAGAGATCTTTCTACAATGTAACGTTGTAAAGTATTTTTTCTTGGAAACTCATATATGTCAGATCCCCAAACAGATACGATTGTAGGGTGAAATGAAACCCAAGAGGCAATAAAGCCATAACTCGAAGCATAATGAGCATGCAAGATGTCAGGTTGCTCTTTTTGAATCACTTTTTTTAATGAAAAGATAGCTGGAAAATAAGACAACTTACCAGGCAAGCGCGAAGGAAGTGCGATTGTCCGCACTTCTTTCGCATTCTCCGCAGAATAGTGATTTTCAAAACTGACTACTACAACATCTGTGTTAGCTTGTTTTTGTAAATAGGTTGCCCATTTATGTGTATGAATAGATTGGCTTGGAGCAAATATCATTACTTTCATTGATGTTTTTCCCCACCTAGAACATGCGCAATAGTATAAGCACGGGTAAGCCAAGAGTGCTTATCCAAAAAATCCTCTTCGATTTGTTTCCGGTATTGCTCATTGGTTTCTGCCATGTTCATAATAGCTTCTGCCATGGAGTGAGCCTCATCATGACTCACAATGCCGTATGGACCACTTTCAACAAAAGACTTTTGTGCAGAGCAATCTGTTGCCACTACTGGCAAAAGATTGGATAAGTATTCAACCAACTTGACTGGAACAGCAAAGTCATTGTATGTACTACGGTATCGAGGGATCAAAGCGAAATCCATCTCTTGATAGAGCTTTTTGAGAGATTCACCTGATAAATGAACCATCTCGACCGAAAGCCGCTTCAATCGGTCTCTTGTCTCGCTAGGGATGGATTGCAATTCCTGTTCACGACAACAGATGGTTAGCTGATAATCTACTTCTTTTTGCTGCACGATCTCAAGAGAGTCAAGTAGTAAAGGTAATCCATAATCCTGATGAGCGATCCCACCTACATAAAGACCTTTTAATCCTTGATGT
The nucleotide sequence above comes from Risungbinella massiliensis. Encoded proteins:
- a CDS encoding YveK family protein, giving the protein MEVSKKPFYAFYDYLLFFWRKKSILFAIPVIFIAGSLVVSLFQPTSYEGKANFYVGEKLGDSVDDPEVVTRNLKNKLPVELQSGFQATVPKFKHVQLNIRATDREAGKKALQFAIKNYTEQLNSLYDQKQKLLTNYLDSQSERIKTLEETVELFRNKLNRSNPQELQVLVESEQELTALQEQIHMTKLDLLDFEQQKPQLNDPVSLENVTLVQKSPSYVPNAIIGLLMGLIAAIFALVLWKYLEDAKKNHHYTEK
- a CDS encoding glycosyltransferase, with amino-acid sequence MKVMIFAPSQSIHTHKWATYLQKQANTDVVVVSFENHYSAENAKEVRTIALPSRLPGKLSYFPAIFSLKKVIQKEQPDILHAHYASSYGFIASWVSFHPTIVSVWGSDIYEFPRKNTLQRYIVERSLQKADLVCSTSQAMAEETRKYTAKKIEVTPFGVDTELFQPVEKEDSVYLRIGIAKGLKDLYGYPELLQGFADFVRAGRKAELYIMGDGEERDKYEEMVAQLNISKEVHFLGHVSNREVANKLQELDVFILPSHQDSFGVAALEAQAAGVPVAVHRVGGLPEVVLDQTTGLIMDGNSPRHITETLQWFADHQTKRYEMGKAAAEFVREQYSWSESGKRMKRIYQEILEKKGE
- a CDS encoding glycosyltransferase family 4 protein; its protein translation is MESILIYYPFTLAKVADSGSKLRPLQMKKALEEWGEKEGVSVFTISGTSKERQNQFHHLLTEKKLENIRFCYVENQTIPLWLTDPKHIPQNPLIDRTIFQYLQKKNVPVGIFYRDVYWKFDELYPLKGWKKKVMQWMYRREERFYEKYGKALFLPSLEMGSHVDIEILKAALPPGGQTVTSYEKKPHQGLKGLYVGGIAHQDYGLPLLLDSLEIVQQKEVDYQLTICCREQELQSIPSETRDRLKRLSVEMVHLSGESLKKLYQEMDFALIPRYRSTYNDFAVPVKLVEYLSNLLPVVATDCSAQKSFVESGPYGIVSHDEAHSMAEAIMNMAETNEQYRKQIEEDFLDKHSWLTRAYTIAHVLGGEKHQ